A portion of the Anthonomus grandis grandis chromosome 19, icAntGran1.3, whole genome shotgun sequence genome contains these proteins:
- the LOC126747744 gene encoding multidrug resistance protein homolog 49-like isoform X3, with amino-acid sequence MVLEEPEKDIANNDEKKEDPIVPYYKLYKFATPFDHLLMAVGLLCSIVCGVLQPYLMILFGDVSGVILEYTSKLTQNLTVLEREMEDERMYEGVRYFSVINCVCGFIIIACSYVGGVSLTQSSLRQSCKMRRLFMEKTLNQDIGWYDQNQTGDFSSIITDNIPKIEDGMGEKVGVVVFLGATSVTGIIWALVKGWQLALVCLASLPLQTGVMGAIAWFSAKYCKQEMKAYGNAGAVAEEVLSSIRTVVAFDGQEKETKRYEKYVKEAQDNNIRRCLFNSINQGFIWFLTYGCFALAFWYGVDLVIADRILPEDQRVWTPGNMVGVFFSTLIANWNIGTIGPYLEIFGMARGAAAKVFHVLESDPKMFKQNEVGRRPDFMSDVVFKEVQFFYPSRPDVQVLKNISLEISFGETVALVGHSGSGKSTIVQLLQRFYDPSSGNITIDGIDLKEVNLSYLRQNVGVVSQEPSLFATTIAENIRYGKLSSTMDEIILAAKKANAHKFICSLPHGYQTVIGERGAQLSGGQKQRIAIARALIKTPNLLILDEATSALDTASEVEVQQALDAISGECTKIVVAHRLSTIRNANRIIVFDQGEIVEEGSHHRLMEVKGVYYNMVTSQGYTEINSEQDMKIKLQKTTSFSANSYDGGTKVKEEILEDTTAAKPPSDTRTIFKIIKMNRPEWLAMVTGSLSSLMNGASLPLYGIIFGDILGALSIPDVSILKLQADLYCLDFLYLGIATGLAMFLQIYAFGYAGEKLTYRVRNKMFGSMLKQEMSWFDRKDNGVGALCAQLSGDAASIQGAGGSRIGLILNSVSTFILATAIGFYLDWRLTLIAGVFFPLVFFSISYERKSVQVESQYTQKLLEKSAKIAVEAIDNIRTVKALGCESVFIEAYVKELVFCKKAGFRRSHVKSLIIGLARSLQFMAYSAGISYGANLLIWQQTDASTVFKVLEVVMSSSWSIGNALSFSSNMQKGITAAARVFELFKREPHIKNAPKAIVRQMESSDVEYSNVYFTYPTRPEMQVLNGLDLSVIHGKTVALVGSSGCGKSTLLQLLIRFYDPSEGEVTFNNFDLRNLNLKCLRSNLGIVSQEPNLFDLTIADNISYGINDREVQMKEIEEAAKAANIHNFVTGLPLGYDTRLGSKGKQLSGGQKQRIAIARALLRDPKVLLLDEATSALDNESEKVVQEALDNARQGRTCITIAHRLTTIQDADVICVIKEGLVAEMGTHNELLSKKGHYYEFYKLQAGH; translated from the exons ATGGTTTTGGAGGAACCGGAGAAAGATATAGC AAACAATGACGAAAAGAAGGAGGACCCCATCGTGCCCTACTACAAACTG TACAAATTCGCCACCCCATTCGACCACCTCCTCATGGCCGTGGGGCTCCTGTGCTCCATAGTGTGCGGAGTCCTGCAGCCCTACTTAATGATTCTCTTCGGGGACGTCTCCGGGGTCATCCTGGAATACACCTCAAAGTTAACGCAGAATTTGACCGTCCTGGAGAGGGAGATGGAGGACGAGAGGATGTACGAGGGTGTCCGTTACTTCTCGGTGATCAACTGCGTTTGCGGATTTATCATAATCGCGTGCAGTTACGTGGGTGGGGTGAGTTTGACGCAGAGCTCTTTAAGGCAG AGCTGTAAAATGAGAAGGCTATTTATGGAGAAAACCCTGAACCAGGACATCGGATGGTACGACCAAAACCAGACTGGAGACTTCTCGAGCATTATAACAGA CAACATCCCCAAAATCGAGGACGGCATGGGGGAGAAGGTGGGCGTGGTGGTGTTCCTGGGAGCAACCAGCGTCACAGGAATCATCTGGGCGCTGGTCAAAGGGTGGCAGTTGGCGCTGGTGTGCCTCGCCTCCTTACCATTGCAGACTGGAGTGATGGGAGCCATAGCATGG TTTTCAGCCAAATACTGCAAACAAGAGATGAAAGCTTATGGTAACGCCGGAGCTGTGGCCGAAGAGGTGCTGAGCTCCATCAGGACGGTGGTGGCCTTCGATGGCCAAGAAAAGGAGACCAAGAGGTACGAGAAGTACGTAAAGGAAGCCCAGGATAACAACATAAGACGGTGCCTCTTTAACTCCATCAATCAAGGGTTCATTTGGTTCCTCACTTATGGTTGTTTCGCTTTGGCTTTTTGGTATGGGGTGGACCTAGTGATCGCCGACAGGATCCTACCGGAAGACCAAAGAGTCTGGACGCCGGGAAACATGGTGGGG GTGTTCTTTTCCACGTTAATAGCCAACTGGAACATTGGCACCATAGGGCCTTACTTGGAGATATTCGGGATGGCCAGGGGAGCTGCCGCGAAGGTTTTCCACGTCCTGGAAAGCGACCCGAAGATGTTCAAACAGAACGAGGTGGGCAGGAGGCCGGACTTTATGTCCGACGTGGTTTTTAAGGAGGTCCAGTTTTTTTATCCGTCCAGGCCTGATGTTCAG GTCCTGAAAAACATCAGCCTGGAAATCTCGTTTGGGGAAACGGTGGCCCTGGTGGGTCACTCTGGATCTGGCAAGTCTACGATCGTGCAACTTTTGCAGCGTTTCTACGATCCCTCCTCAGGAAAC ATCACCATAGACGGTATCGACTTGAAAGAGGTGAACTTGAGCTACCTGAGGCAAAACGTGGGAGTGGTCAGTCAGGAGCCTTCGCTGTTCGCTACCACCATAGCGGAGAACATCCGATATGGCAAACTTAGTTCCACAATGGAcgaaataa tactggCTGCCAAAAAGGCCAACGCGCATAAGTTCATATGCAGCCTCCCTCACGGTTATCAAACGGTGATAGGGGAGAGAGGAGCGCAGCTCTCTGGGGGCCAAAAGCAACGGATCGCCATCGCCAGGGCCCTCATTAAAACCCCCAACTTGCTTATCTTGGACGAGGCCACGTCTGCTCTCGATACAGCCAGCGAGGTCGAGGTGCAACAGGCACTGGATGCC ATCAGCGGGGAATGCACGAAGATCGTGGTGGCCCATAGGTTATCCACCATAAGGAACGCGAACCGGATAATCGTGTTCGATCAAGGTGAAATCGTCGAGGAGGGCTCCCATCATAGGCTGATGGAGGTCAAGGGGGTCTACTACAACATGGTCACCTCCCAAGGGTACACGGAGATTAACAGCGAAC AAGACATGAAGATAAAACTGCAAAAGACCACCAGCTTCTCGGCCAATTCTTATGACGGAGGCACAAAGGTGAAGGAGGAAATCCTGGAGGACACAACAGCAGCTAAACCGCCCTCGGACACTCGTACGATCTTcaagataattaaaatgaaCAGACCGGAGTGGTTGGCGATGGTCACGGGGTCCCTTTCGTCCCTTATGAACGGGGCTTCCCTGCCCCTGTACGGGATCATCTTCGGTGACATTTTAGGG GCCCTATCGATCCCGGACGTCTCGATCTTGAAACTGCAAGCGGACCTCTACTGCTTGGACTTCCTTTACTTGGGGATAGCCACCGGTTTGGCCATGTTTTTGCAA ATTTACGCGTTCGGGTATGCAGGCGAGAAGCTCACCTACCGAGTGAGAAACAAGATGTTCGGCTCGATGCTAAAGCAGGAAATGAGCTGGTTCGACCGTAAGGACAACGGGGTGGGGGCGCTGTGCGCTCAGCTATCAGGAGACGCCGCCAGCATCCAAGGG GCTGGAGGTTCAAGGATCGGCCTGATCCTCAACTCGGTTTCCACGTTCATCCTGGCCACGGCCATAGGTTTCTACTTGGACTGGCGACTCACCCTTATAGCGGGGGTGTTCTTCCCTCTGGTGTTCTTCTCCATATCGTACGAGCGTAAGTCGGTCCAAGTGGAGTCGCAGTACACCCAAAAACTGCTGGAAAAATCGGCGAAAATCGCCGTCGAGGCCATCGATAACATTCGCACAGTGAAAGCGCTCGGGTGCGAAAGCGTTTTCATCGAGGCGTACGTTAAGGAGTTGGTTTTTTGTAAGAAAGCGGGGTTCCGGCGGTCGCACGTTAAGTCGTTGATTATTG GCCTGGCAAGGAGTCTACAGTTCATGGCCTACTCCGCGGGGATATCTTACGGGGCGAACCTCCTGATTTGGCAGCAAACCGATGCCTCCACCGTTTTCAAGGTGTTGGAGGTGGTGATGTCCAGCTCCTGGTCCATAGGAAACGCCCTCTCCTTCTCCTCCAACATGCAAAAAGGGATAACGGCAGCAGCGAGAGTGTTCGAGCTCTTTAAGCGAGAGCCCCACATTAAGAACGCCCCTAAGGCAATCGTGCGACAAATG GAAAGCTCAGACGTGGAATATTCCAACGTGTACTTCACCTATCCGACTAGGCCAGAGATGCAAGTGCTCAACGGTCTAGACTTATCGGTTATTCACGGTAAAACTGTGGCTCTGGTGGGCAGCAGCGGCTGCGGAAAATCCACCCTCCTGCAACTCCTGATCCGTTTTTACGACCCCAGCGAGGGCGAGGTCACTTTCAACAATTTCGACCTCAGAAACCTCAACTTGAAGTGCCTGAGGTCCAATTTGGGGATAGTGAGTCAGGAGCCGAACCTCTTCGACCTCACCATCGCGGACAACATCAGCTACGGAATAAACGACCGCGAGGTGCAGATGAAGGAGATAGAGGAGGCCGCCAAGGCCGCTAACATCCATAATTTCGTCACTGGCTTACCGCTG ggTTACGACACGAGGTTGGGAAGCAAAGGGAAGCAGCTGTCGGGGGGGCAGAAGCAGAGGATCGCGATAGCCCGGGCTCTCCTGAGGGATCCTAAAGTGTTGCTGCTAGACGAGGCGACGTCCGCTTTGGATAACGAAAGTGAGAAA GTGGTCCAGGAGGCTCTGGATAACGCGAGACAGGGACGTACTTGCATCACTATAGCCCATAGACTTACCACAATCCAAGACGCTGATGTGATATGCGTCATCAAAGAGGGTCTGGTGGCCGAAATGGGCACTCACAACGAGCTGCTGAGCAAGAAGGGGCACTACTACGAGTTTTACAAGCTACAGGCCGGGCATTAG